The Oncorhynchus mykiss isolate Arlee chromosome 8, USDA_OmykA_1.1, whole genome shotgun sequence genome includes the window CTGTTTAAGTGGTTTTATCATCATATTGATTAAGGTTGAGTGCTTAATTTGACCACTCAGTTCTACAATCTTTGTAAGCGCTTGTGACGATCAAGAAGTGCactgttaacttctttggggtagggggagGTATTTTGACGTcaggatgaaaagcgtgcccaaagtaaactgcctgctactcaggcccagaagctaggatatgcatataattggtagatttggatagaaaacattctaaagtttctaaaactgttaaaataatgtctgtgagtataacagaactgaaatggcaggtgaaaccccgatgacaaaccatcccaaaaacatttttttttcatccTACCACTGATTTCAATGGCTGGCATTTTTATAATAGGGCGAAATCGTgcccgattgcagttcctagggcttccactagatgtcaacagtctttagaaagagtttcaggctggtttttggaaaaattaggGAGAAGAAGTCATTTTTCTAagggctcccattttggctgtagtgtttccatgcgCATTGCCGAGCTAGCGCGTTCTTtttgtttatctccggtaaagacaataacgattctccgtcttaaattgtattgtttatttgcgtattagggtacctaaggattgattataaaagttgattgacttgtttggataagtttattggtaacgtttgggactaattttgtatgcattttgaccGATGGAAACCGAGCGGATTaatgactgaagcgcgccagctaaactgagtttttatgaaTATAAAGAAGAAAtctatcgaacaaaaggaccatttttTATGTAACTGAggccttttggagtgccaacagaagaagatcttcaaaggtaaggcatatattatatcgctatttctgactttcgtgttgCAACTCCCTGGTTGAAAATTATTTGTTATGCATTTGTGGGCTggacgctgtcctcagataatcgcatggtttgctttcgtagtaaagcctttttgaaatctgacaccttggctggattaacaacaagttaagctttatttaatGTTTATAGTAAGTTAAGAAGTTGCAGTTTCCAGTAACTTAATGGCAGTTGGCCATCGGGAAGTTCATGTTTTTGCAGAAAGTTGTTATTGTAAAATTTACAGTAACTTACTGTGGCTGATCTCTGTCACGCTCACTGATCTGATGGTGTGGAAGGAAGATCAGTTTGCTGCCAACCAAGATTTTGAGGCCAGGTGAGGCTGGGTCCCAAGTGTGCTCACCATAAATAATGCTTAGTAGTTGTCACCGAATGTTATAAGCtttcttttaataagaaaagtTCAGTGAGCTACTGGCAGCTAGTTGCAAGTAAATGACTGTGCATTTTACAATAACTTACTGACATCTGGTTGCCAGTTAAGCGGCCAAGAAGTTACTGGCTGTTCGTTGCCTATGAGTTACTAGCAGTTACTGGCTATTAAGTTAATGTGAATTTTACAATAACTTAGATAATGCAAAATTCACTGCAACGTCCAGGCAACTAACGTCCATTAAGTTACTGTGACAATGTCAGCTCTTTAATGTCACATGCTCTTACAAAGTTTGCAGAACTAACCGTGTTAAAAAGAGGCGGCTAACCTTTGACAACATAACCATCAACCACTTAAACTGGTACCACCCTTCCACTGACGGTTGCCATCTTATTTATTCAACACAACTATCACACACGCACAGCAAACACAGCCTATTTTGAGTGTGATCTCTCCTGCAGCTTCTAAATCATGTCATTTTATAACCCCATTCATTACGTAACAATTCTAAATGCAAACGCgtgttaaaaaaaagttttggTGCACTTTCAAAAAGAGCTATgcctacaaaaaaaaacattctcagCCGGtagcctaacatgctgaccagaccggacacgtcgcttgcgcgagtgtagcaaaataaatgtagaaatccatgttattcaattattgagCCAACGAGTCtgtgttgccaagggctaaaatagaactccttactatttctgatgcagatctcgctgtaagtcctgcctctcctatctcctcattggttatacccacgtgggtgattgaaatacgaactgttttgccggttgCTGTGGTAATACTTTGAAAGTGTAGATGCCGATCACCATATAAgatcaaagatgaaaaagcctggaaggaggagagatgactagaaacgattcagttggccgttttatgtgtggattaattgtcggaatagaggaccttgtgcatttcaggtaaaataacaactcaatgtttatatcccaggacgaattagctagcaacagcaagctagctaaataggacaaatttgctagcaagtgcaagctaactagctaaattgccatacatgtttaatgcttttcgacctgtccccaaattaatgtcattggttcagagtttgttttgatattttaacatgCGTGTCATGACCACGCTTAGTGTAGGGGACAAAATAGATTTATGCACGATAGTGCACAATAGCGCACGATGGCGCAAgagcgcagccggtttgggtacCGTGTAATTGAAGCGTGCCTCCCATTCACCATTCAAGTGCTGGCAACAGGCTATCAGCGCGTCAccaccactttacaatgtgaGTTGGAGTCAGTAGTCATTTTGAAAACATAGGcctacttaattgtttgaaacctatAAAAATGctttacttcatattatgaggcatgtcttaccttgctttaAAGTAGCCTATAAGCAAATCCGACCATGGAAACGTGGAGGCAATGattttataaagacttcataGGCGGCGcaagagtttcaagtttggaGAACCTTACAATTCATCCTACAATTTCTACCGAtctgccagttatgattttcatatgcgcATTTTCGTGAAACAGTTTAAGTTCAATAATAacatttgctgcaggagggactggtgcacttcacaaaatagatggcatcatgagaaacaaaagtatgtggatatattgaagcaacatctcaagacatcagtcaggaagttaaagcttggtcgcaaatgacaatgaccccaagcatacttccaaagttgtggcaaaatggcttaaggacaacaaagtcaaggtattggagtggccatcacaaagccctgacctcaatcccataaaaactttgtgggcagaattaaaaagtgtgtgcgagcaaggaggcctacaaacctgactcagttacaccagctctgtcaggaggaatgggacaaaattcacccaacatattgtgggaagcttgtggaaggctacccaaaacgtctgacccaaattaaacaatttaaaggcaatgctaccaaatactaattgagtgtatgtaaacttctgacccactgggaatgtgatgaaagaaatcaaatctgaaataaaacactctctactattattctgacatttcacattcttaaaataaaaacgTCTGCCTCCCTTTCTATATGTCTTGATTAGAGGTcaactgattatgatttttcaacgctgataccgataccgattaatagtggaccaaaaaaagccgatgccgattaatcagacaatttttatatatatttgtaataatgacaattacaacaatactgaatgaacaatgaacccttttattttaacttaatataatacataaatacaatcaatttagtctcaaagaaataatgaaacatgttcaatttggttaaaataatgaaaaaacacagtgttggagaagtaaaattgcaatatgtgccatgtaaaaaagctaacgtttaagttccttgctcagaacatgagaacatatgaaagctggtggttcaattttcccagttcttcaatattcccagttaagaagtttaaggttgtagttattataggaattatgacgcgtcgactatttctctctatacaatttgtatttcatataccttgaTATACCtatgactattggatgttcttacaggcactttagtattgccagcctaatcttgggagttgataggcttgaagtcataaacagcgctgggcttcaagcattgctaagagctgctcaCATACACAGtatagtgctgtttgaattaatcaatgcttacgagcctgctgctgcctaccaccactcagtcagactgctctatcaaataacAAATATCAattcatagacttaattataataaacacacagaaatacgagcctttggtcattcatatggtaaaatccggaaactagcatttcgaaaacaaaacgttgattctttcagtgaaatacgaaaCCATTACGTATTTtgtcgaacgggtggcaaccctaagtctaaataattgctgttacattgcacaaccttcaatgttatgtcataattatgtaaaattctggcaaattaattttGGTCTTTGTAGGAAGAAACACAGTTCGCAACAAAacaaatatacttctgtgtattgattttaagaaaggcattgatgtttatggttaggtacatttgtgcaacgaatGTGCTTTTTTCGCCAATGCTCTTTTGTTAAATAATCACCCATTTGGAAAAGCtgaagtaggctatgattcaatgataaattaacaggcactgtattgattatatgcaacgcaggacaagctagttaacctagtaatatcatcaaccatgtgtagtttacTGCCGCCCCAGTCCCAAAGACgttttgagtagcttggatgaataaggtgcccagagtaaactgcctactcaggcccagttgctaatatatgcatattattagtagaattggataggaaacactgatgtttctaaaactgtttgaatgatgtatgtgagtataacagaactcatatggcagacaaaaacctgagaagaaatccaaccaggaagtgggaaatctgaagtttgtagtttttcaagtcattgcctatcgaatatacagtgtctatggggtaatattgcacttcctacggcttccactagatgtcaacagtctttggaaccttgtttgatgcttctactgtgaaggaggggggaaagggagctgaatgagtcagaagtctgccagagtggcatgagctgatcatGCGCGCtcacgtgagaggtagctgcgttccatcgcatttctacagacaaaggaattctctgtttggaacattattgaagatttatgttaaaaacatcctaaagattgattctatacttcgtttgacatgtttctacgaactgtaatatgactttttgtTTGAACTTTcacctggacttgcccgcgcgtCGTGaatttggattgtgtactaaacgcgcgaacaaaaaggaggtatttggacataaatgatgactttattgaacaaatcaaacatttattgtggaactgggattcctgggagtgcattctgataaagatcatcaaaggtaagtgaatatttgaATATCATGAAtgtcatgttacacaatacatgtatgttttgttcgataatgtgcatatttatatccaaaaatctcagtttacattggctcgttacatgcagtaatgttttgattccaaaacatccggtgattttgcagaaatactcataataaacattgataaaagatgcaagtgttattcacagaattaaagatagacttattctctatgcaaccgctgtgtcagatttcaaaaaaactttacggaaaaagtataatctgagaacggcactCAGTACCCAATTCAGCCAAAGAAGACTCCGCCATTTTGGGGTCAACATTAGTTAGAAAAAAcgctataaatattcacttacctttgatgatcttcatcagaaggcactcccaggaatcccagttcgacaataaatgactgatttgttccataaagttccataaagcccatcatttagccacttgttgttagcatgttcagcccagtaatccatcttcatgaggagcGAGCACttcctccagacaaaaacttgaataggcactgttttgaaaatcgatttctcacttcctgtttggatttcttctcaggtttttgtctgccatatgagttctgttatactcacagacatcattcaaacagttttagaaacttcagagtgttttctatccaatactaataataatatgtatatattagcatctgggacagagtaggaggcagttcagtttgggcacgctattcatccaaaagtgaaaatgctgcccaaAATGCTATCCCAAAAaatataagtttaatgctagctagcaacttaacttGGCTCATTGCAGCCATAAGgtccttttgacgctgcactcgcgtaacaggtggtaaGCCTTCCACGCAATTTCCTCAtagattgcaatgtaatcggccataatcggcatgAAAAaaggctgattaccgattgttatgaaaacttgaaatcggccctaattaatcggccatgccgattaatccgCCGACCTCTAGTCTTGATATACTATTTTTATCAATTACTCATTACATATGTTTACTACTGGTCACATATGTAACGGGGAAGTGAtcaaaataaacaatcaaaaggcaaacaattcacacaatgaaacaatTAATGTGCAAAAATTGGCAACTCAATAATCAGCTAGGCCTATTGCCATATGCTCTGTCCAAACTGCGAGCTTCCCAAATAGGCATAGGTCTACAAGCTTGTAATTTGAAACAATCCGCAGCTTTAAAAAACATCAAATGGTTCTAATTTCCTCTGTAGCTAAGTCATgctttatttgatttatttctgtatagtgaaattatttatttaaatttactTCCCTAGCATATTCGCCGGGCCGACTGAAATACTTCCTTATATGCcactctcctgttctattggtttttatATCAACTTTCTTTTGCTGTCCATAAACAAAGACAATCTTAgtatattagcaacccatcctagttgttGCATCATTAGATTCCACCTCATTCTACGTTTCTAACTGATATTTTAATATCTGTTACATATGGAACCGCTCTCATCAGGTGCACTGTTCaacattttggcaaatgtttgaaaattatgttttattggctgcttcattacaggagttgcatgttctgttaagatgaatTACTATAATCAAAATCTGATTTCTTTCATTCTGAGAACCGTGGGTGGATGCCCTGGGTAACATAAGGGTCCGGTAAATTTTTCAAATGGCCGGTAAATTAAAATCTTCCCGGTCAGGTTGTCCACCGCCACATTTTACTAACGGAAACTCTGATTAGACCACGCTCCCCAAATATTCTAATTTACTGGTCCCCAGCAAAAACACAACAAAGGCTGATCAATAGCGAAAACACAGCAATGGCTGGTCCCCAgcaaaaacacaatgaaggctgggccccagcgaaagcacaacaaagGCTGGTCACCGGcgaaaacacaacgaaggctggtcTTTGCTGAAACATTTATATCAGCATATAGGGCCAGTAGACATATGTAGACATAGGACAATGTCGTCCTCTTACCTGTCTTGATGCCGTGTGTAAACCCGGAACAGCCTGTGGAGAAAGAGCACCCCCTGTTGTTGACCGGCTGCATGGCTCTGTAGGTGTAGCCGCTGACATGGCAGGCCTTGCTGTAGTAGGGCGAGCCCACTGAGCCACAGAAAGCAGGATGGGCCAGTGTCGAGGCATGGGACACCGGAGGACGCAGCAGCTTGGACCCAGACACCATGCCGGGACACATTGTCGAGGGGCCAAAGTTCAGAGGTCGCGAGCTGAGGGTGGTCGACGGAGCTCCGGGGTGTGCGATGTGGACGTAGTAGCTGGAGAAGCAGGCGGGGTCGGCGGTGCAGAGGCAAGGGTGGGGGCTGAGGGTCAGGGCTGCATGGGAATGGGGGTGGGCCACGGAGGGCGATGTCACCAGGCACTCCCGCTTTATAGGGGTCATTGCAGCGTTTAAAGGTTGTTCTTCTGAGTCAGCATAGGCCTTCTGACCCAGGAACAATGCTAGGCGGTGGCAGTACTCCACAGAACCCTCTGGGGGGCAGCAGTAGTACGGTCTCAGCTCTGCCTCAACCTGCTCCTCTTTGACGACAGGCTTCAGCGGGTAGGCTAGCATGCTGCGTGACTGGTAGCCTGGTTTGGTTAGCCGGTGGGTGCAACCTCCAGACTCCCACTCCACTTTGGGCTCAAAGTTGGACTTCTTGCAGCCTCCCTGTTCTGGAATCAACTTCCTTCCCTTCTGCTTAGGCTGGCGGCCACACTGTTTAAGATTCAGTCGCGGTTGCTTCTGCTTCACATCAACTGATGCGGCGCTCGTGGTCTTGCAGTCGGTCGTCGTAGTCGATGTTGGTTTCACTCGCTGTTTGCTAGTTGCGGAGGTGCTCGTTAACTTAAGCAGCGCGGCAGCGTTGAGTCCGGCTAGCCGTCGAGGAGCAGGGGTGTGTAACATCTGTAGAGTCATCATCGCagtctctttcttctctcctttATCTGGTTTGGTCCGTTTCTTGGAGACTTTCTTGGCCTTTTTGGAGCGTCGGCACAGTTCAGGCTTGTGCAATATGGAGGCCTTGCTGCTGCTGGCTCTTTGAGCTTTAGGACCTCCGGCCACCCCGCCACTAGCTGGATCTGTCCCCAGGGTTGACTCATCGCTGGAGGGCTCCTCCTGCTGTCTCCTGGCCTGTTTTCCAGCCGGCTGGGTCTCGTTGGGTCTCTCCAACAGCAGACTGTTCACCGCCTCAGCGTTGAGAGAAGCTAGCCGTCGCTTACGCGGCTCTGGCAACGGTGACTCCTGCACATCACTGGTGGTTTTGGATATCATTTTGGGAATCATCTTCTTCGCCAGGAGTTTCCCCTTGGCTTCGCCTTTTCCTTTGCCCAGTTTCTTGATCCGGGATTCAGGTTTGACGGGCGGTTGGGTAGGCGAATCATTCCCCCTCTCATTGGTGTCCTCCTGCTCCTGGATGTCCTCCTCCAACCGCGTGAGTAAAACGTGACAGCTAAGTCCCTCTTCCTCCGAAGACCCTCCCCTTCCTCGTAAGGGATATGATTTCCTGCCCCGCCTCCTATTCCGTTCCGGCACCTTCTCCCGCATCTCTttaacccctccccttcctcgCTTGGTCCTACACTTCTTCAAGGTCCTGCCGAATCGCAGCGTGCGCTCAAGCCAGGCCCCGCCCATGGTCTCACCATGTGGCCTATGGGGGCAGTGTTCCCGCCTACCTGTGCTGCGGCTCTGGCTGAGGGAACCTTCGTTCCGGGCGTGGATCATCACATGCTGCACCACTGGGCCTGGGGAGGAGAGACAAATTGTTAATGTTACTCCTATAAACAGGATAATACTGCCTGGGTGGTATTCATTAGCCACCAAGCggaagaaaacggactgaaacagggagggattaCCTGaagttgtccaataagaaacacttctTTCTTTTCTTATTTCTCATCGTTTTTGTTTTGCTACAGTGAATACAACACTAGTATATTTTCAATCCCTAGCCTATCACGTAATCCCTTCCACGTATATACGTACATACCCCTTCAGGTTTCACTAATACAATTTTGGTCTCTAGTCCCTTATCCTAAACCT containing:
- the LOC110529866 gene encoding uncharacterized protein LOC110529866 isoform X4, yielding MIHARNEGSLSQSRSTGRREHCPHRPHGETMGGAWLERTLRFGRTLKKCRTKRGRGGVKEMREKVPERNRRRGRKSYPLRGRGGSSEEEGLSCHVLLTRLEEDIQEQEDTNERGNDSPTQPPVKPESRIKKLGKGKGEAKGKLLAKKMIPKMISKTTSDVQESPLPEPRKRRLASLNAEAVNSLLLERPNETQPAGKQARRQQEEPSSDESTLGTDPASGGVAGGPKAQRASSSKASILHKPELCRRSKKAKKVSKKRTKPDKGEKKETAMMTLQMLHTPAPRRLAGLNAAALLKLTSTSATSKQRVKPTSTTTTDCKTTSAASVDVKQKQPRLNLKQCGRQPKQKGRKLIPEQGGCKKSNFEPKVEWESGGCTHRLTKPGYQSRSMLAYPLKPVVKEEQVEAELRPYYCCPPEGSVEYCHRLALFLGQKAYADSEEQPLNAAMTPIKRECLVTSPSVAHPHSHAALTLSPHPCLCTADPACFSSYYVHIAHPGAPSTTLSSRPLNFGPSTMCPGMVSGSKLLRPPVSHASTLAHPAFCGSVGSPYYSKACHVSGYTYRAMQPVNNRGCSFSTGCSGFTHGIKTDDRSSAASGVDVADRLTYLEQRMQMQEDEIQLLKMALADVLKRLNISEEHQAANTKKGPAGKAARPVSLALPSRPSMNSPASLKKSYTTSTLPSTSTARNYSPLPPASAKSGVKSPVGSVKESPCISKTARPGPRPGPPGSTAPGSKKAESKTKEPAASVGSRQVTHCKGRPQSNLLE
- the LOC110529866 gene encoding uncharacterized protein LOC110529866 isoform X2; the protein is MIHARNEGSLSQSRSTGRREHCPHRPHGETMGGAWLERTLRFGRTLKKCRTKRGRGGVKEMREKVPERNRRRGRKSYPLRGRGGSSEEEGLSCHVLLTRLEEDIQEQEDTNERGNDSPTQPPVKPESRIKKLGKGKGEAKGKLLAKKMIPKMISKTTSDVQESPLPEPRKRRLASLNAEAVNSLLLERPNETQPAGKQARRQQEEPSSDESTLGTDPASGGVAGGPKAQRASSSKASILHKPELCRRSKKAKKVSKKRTKPDKGEKKETAMMTLQMLHTPAPRRLAGLNAAALLKLTSTSATSKQRVKPTSTTTTDCKTTSAASVDVKQKQPRLNLKQCGRQPKQKGRKLIPEQGGCKKSNFEPKVEWESGGCTHRLTKPGYQSRSMLAYPLKPVVKEEQVEAELRPYYCCPPEGSVEYCHRLALFLGQKAYADSEEQPLNAAMTPIKRECLVTSPSVAHPHSHAALTLSPHPCLCTADPACFSSYYVHIAHPGAPSTTLSSRPLNFGPSTMCPGMVSGSKLLRPPVSHASTLAHPAFCGSVGSPYYSKACHVSGYTYRAMQPVNNRGCSFSTGCSGFTHGIKTDDRSSAASGVDVADRLTYLEQRMQMQEDEIQLLKMALADVLKRLNISEEHQAANTKKGPAGKARPVSLALPSRPSMNSPASLKKSYTTSTLPSTSTARNYSPLPPASAKSGVKSPVGSVKESPCISKTARPGPRPGPPGSTAPGSKKAESKTKEPAASVGSRQVTHCKVTMQIYLNPLTRRTGSSEAAKSAPTVPNSRPTRTPTPPQTKGGPPTSDRTKPETCKTPPAFTLPLQKSTNQNMYSSMEMSNYKSPLKSPSQYFQICY
- the LOC110529866 gene encoding uncharacterized protein LOC110529866 isoform X1; protein product: MIHARNEGSLSQSRSTGRREHCPHRPHGETMGGAWLERTLRFGRTLKKCRTKRGRGGVKEMREKVPERNRRRGRKSYPLRGRGGSSEEEGLSCHVLLTRLEEDIQEQEDTNERGNDSPTQPPVKPESRIKKLGKGKGEAKGKLLAKKMIPKMISKTTSDVQESPLPEPRKRRLASLNAEAVNSLLLERPNETQPAGKQARRQQEEPSSDESTLGTDPASGGVAGGPKAQRASSSKASILHKPELCRRSKKAKKVSKKRTKPDKGEKKETAMMTLQMLHTPAPRRLAGLNAAALLKLTSTSATSKQRVKPTSTTTTDCKTTSAASVDVKQKQPRLNLKQCGRQPKQKGRKLIPEQGGCKKSNFEPKVEWESGGCTHRLTKPGYQSRSMLAYPLKPVVKEEQVEAELRPYYCCPPEGSVEYCHRLALFLGQKAYADSEEQPLNAAMTPIKRECLVTSPSVAHPHSHAALTLSPHPCLCTADPACFSSYYVHIAHPGAPSTTLSSRPLNFGPSTMCPGMVSGSKLLRPPVSHASTLAHPAFCGSVGSPYYSKACHVSGYTYRAMQPVNNRGCSFSTGCSGFTHGIKTDDRSSAASGVDVADRLTYLEQRMQMQEDEIQLLKMALADVLKRLNISEEHQAANTKKGPAGKAARPVSLALPSRPSMNSPASLKKSYTTSTLPSTSTARNYSPLPPASAKSGVKSPVGSVKESPCISKTARPGPRPGPPGSTAPGSKKAESKTKEPAASVGSRQVTHCKVTMQIYLNPLTRRTGSSEAAKSAPTVPNSRPTRTPTPPQTKGGPPTSDRTKPETCKTPPAFTLPLQKSTNQNMYSSMEMSNYKSPLKSPSQYFQICY
- the LOC110529866 gene encoding uncharacterized protein LOC110529866 isoform X3, which produces MIHARNEGSLSQSRSTGRREHCPHRPHGETMGGAWLERTLRFGRTLKKCRTKRGRGGVKEMREKVPERNRRRGRKSYPLRGRGGSSEEEGLSCHVLLTRLEEDIQEQEDTNERGNDSPTQPPVKPESRIKKLGKGKGEAKGKLLAKKMIPKMISKTTSDVQESPLPEPRKRRLASLNAEAVNSLLLERPNETQPAGKQARRQQEEPSSDESTLGTDPASGGVAGGPKAQRASSSKASILHKPELCRRSKKAKKVSKKRTKPDKGEKKETAMMTLQMLHTPAPRRLAGLNAAALLKLTSTSATSKQRVKPTSTTTTDCKTTSAASVDVKQKQPRLNLKQCGRQPKQKGRKLIPEQGGCKKSNFEPKVEWESGGCTHRLTKPGYQSRSMLAYPLKPVVKEEQVEAELRPYYCCPPEGSVEYCHRLALFLGQKAYADSEEQPLNAAMTPIKRECLVTSPSVAHPHSHAALTLSPHPCLCTADPACFSSYYVHIAHPGAPSTTLSSRPLNFGPSTMCPGMVSGSKLLRPPVSHASTLAHPAFCGSVGSPYYSKACHVSGYTYRAMQPVNNRGCSFSTGCSGFTHGIKTDDRSSAASGVDVADRLTYLEQRMQMQEDEIQLLKMALADVLKRLNISEEHQAANTKKGPAGKAARPVSLALPSRPSMNSPASLKKSYTTSTLPSTSTARNYSPLPPASAKSGVKSPVGSVKESPCISKTARPGPRPGPPGSTAPGSKKAESKTKEPAASVGSRQVTHCKEKTTSVKIVKFYEIKSYLWQIHLLVSNV
- the LOC110529866 gene encoding bromo adjacent homology domain-containing 1 protein isoform X5, which codes for MIHARNEGSLSQSRSTGRREHCPHRPHGETMGGAWLERTLRFGRTLKKCRTKRGRGGVKEMREKVPERNRRRGRKSYPLRGRGGSSEEEGLSCHVLLTRLEEDIQEQEDTNERGNDSPTQPPVKPESRIKKLGKGKGEAKGKLLAKKMIPKMISKTTSDVQESPLPEPRKRRLASLNAEAVNSLLLERPNETQPAGKQARRQQEEPSSDESTLGTDPASGGVAGGPKAQRASSSKASILHKPELCRRSKKAKKVSKKRTKPDKGEKKETAMMTLQMLHTPAPRRLAGLNAAALLKLTSTSATSKQRVKPTSTTTTDCKTTSAASVDVKQKQPRLNLKQCGRQPKQKGRKLIPEQGGCKKSNFEPKVEWESGGCTHRLTKPGYQSRSMLAYPLKPVVKEEQVEAELRPYYCCPPEGSVEYCHRLALFLGQKAYADSEEQPLNAAMTPIKRECLVTSPSVAHPHSHAALTLSPHPCLCTADPACFSSYYVHIAHPGAPSTTLSSRPLNFGPSTMCPGMVSGSKLLRPPVSHASTLAHPAFCGSVGSPYYSKACHVSGYTYRAMQPVNNRGCSFSTGCSGFTHGIKTEGYSSPKGDHSPSLLVSPSLPLSGCPLHTTPSSTQAKPHILTPLSDRRVPHARLKLARECPQSTKPPNGYLSMGRTRLSQKQPAPTTCLSPAKQKRVSHRRATNGWLPVGVPTEKEVFIAVGWIESLCVYVLRY